A single Lolium perenne isolate Kyuss_39 chromosome 6, Kyuss_2.0, whole genome shotgun sequence DNA region contains:
- the LOC127334420 gene encoding beta-1,3-galactosyltransferase 7-like, with protein MELAAKRSTLELVRKGVPVTSETSQRRKKAFVVVGVNTAVTSRKRRDSVRETWMPQGEKLLQLEEQKGIVIRFTIGHSATSNSILDKSIDAEDAQHHDFLRLDHVEGYHELSAKTKIFFSTAVGIWDADFYVKVDDDVHVNLGMLATTLVRHKSKPRTYIGCMKSGPVLADTNLKYHEPESWKFGEDGNKYFRHATGQIYDISKDLATYISINQPILHKYANEDVSLGSWFIGLEVNHIDERNMCCGTPPDCEWKGQAGNVCVASFDWSCSGICKSVERLKDVHARCGEGDSSVWSALI; from the exons ATGGAGCTTGCAGCCAAGCGAAGCACGTTGGAACTGGTCCGCAAAGGTGTGCCAGTAACTTCAGAAACTAGCCAACGAAGGAAAAAGGCATTTGTGGTTGTTGGAGTTAACACTGCAGTCACTAGCCGCAAGCGTCGTGATTCAGTCCGGGAGACATGGATGCCACAAG GTGAAAAGTTGCTACAGCTTGAAGAACAGAAGGGAATAGTTATCCGCTTCACTATAGGGCATAG TGCTACATCCAATAGTATATTGGACAAATCAATAGATGCAGAAGATGCGCAGCATCACGACTTTCTTAGACTG GACCATGTTGAAGGGTATCATGAACTCTCCGCAAAGACAAAAATCTTCTTCTCCACAGCAGTGGGCATTTGGGATGCTGACTTCTACGTCAAGGTCGATGATGACGTGCATGTGAACTTAG GAATGCTTGCCACTACCCTTGTTCGGCATAAATCGAAACCAAGAACTTACATTGGCTGCATGAAGTCAGGTCCAGTTCTTGCTGACAC GAACTTGAAGTACCATGAACCTGAGTCCTGGAAATTTGGGGAGGATGGAAACAAGTACTTTCGCCATGCTACGGGACAAATATATGACATCTCAAAAGACCTTGCGACCTATATCTCAATAAATCA GCCTATTTTACACAAGTATGCAAATGAAGATGTATCACTTGGGTCCTGGTTTATTGGTTTAGAGGTTAATCATATAGATGAAAGGAACATGTGTTGTGGAACTCCACCAG ATTGTGAGTGGAAAGGGCAAGCTGGCAATGTTTGTGTCGCGTCTTTTGATTGGAGCTGTAGCGGCATATGCAAGTCTGTCGAGAGGCTCAAGGATGTACATGCCCGATGCGGTGAAGGAGATTCTTCtgtttggagtgctctcatctag